One segment of Streptomyces sp. TG1A-8 DNA contains the following:
- a CDS encoding glycoside hydrolase family 6 protein — translation MSRTKTTLLVALGLLAGATGTAFAAMPAGSATGLAAVPCTVDYKIQSQWDTGFTAAVTITNNAAAKPSWSLKWSYTGSQKVTSGWSAKLSQSGTAVTAANESYNGSLATGGTVSFGFNGTYTGTNAVPTTFTLDGVTCNVDAGGTGGGTGGDTGGGTGGTGGDTGGGTGGTGGDTGGGTGTRVDNPYSGSKVYVNPEWSALAAAEPGGSRVANQPTAVWLDRIAAINGVNGGMGLRAHLDEALKQKGTGNLVVQLVIYDLPGRDCAALASNGELGPNDIDKYKTQYIDPIASILADAKYAGLRIATVIEPDSLPNLVTNAGGTNTTTDACTTMKANGNYEKGVGYALDKLGAIPNVYNYIDAGHHGWLGWDSNLGPSVQEFYRTATSNGASVNDVTGFVVNTANYSPTKEPNFKVTDSVNGQTVRQSKWVDWNQYVDEQSFAQGLRDKLVAAGFNSGLGMLIDTSRNGWGGSARPTGPGPLTSVDNYVNGGRVDRRIHAGNWCNQSGAGLGERPTAAPAAGIDAYVWVKPPGESDGASSAVSNDEGKGFDRMCDPTYGGNARNGNNPTGALPNSPLAGHWFSAQFQQLMQNAYPPLP, via the coding sequence ATGAGTCGTACCAAGACAACGCTGCTGGTGGCCCTCGGGCTCCTCGCCGGAGCCACCGGGACGGCGTTCGCCGCCATGCCGGCCGGCTCCGCCACCGGCCTCGCCGCCGTGCCCTGCACCGTCGACTACAAGATCCAGAGCCAGTGGGACACCGGCTTCACCGCCGCCGTGACCATCACCAACAACGCTGCTGCAAAGCCCAGTTGGTCGCTGAAGTGGTCGTACACCGGCAGCCAGAAGGTCACCAGCGGCTGGAGCGCGAAACTCAGCCAGAGCGGCACCGCCGTCACCGCCGCCAACGAGAGCTACAACGGCTCGCTCGCCACCGGCGGCACCGTCAGCTTCGGCTTCAACGGCACCTACACCGGCACCAACGCCGTCCCCACCACGTTCACGCTCGACGGCGTCACCTGCAACGTCGACGCCGGCGGCACGGGCGGCGGCACGGGTGGGGACACCGGCGGCGGCACGGGCGGCACCGGGGGCGACACCGGTGGGGGCACGGGCGGCACCGGGGGCGACACCGGCGGCGGCACGGGCACCCGCGTCGACAACCCCTACAGCGGGTCCAAGGTGTACGTGAACCCGGAGTGGTCGGCCCTGGCCGCCGCCGAGCCGGGCGGCAGCCGCGTCGCCAACCAGCCCACCGCCGTCTGGCTCGACCGGATCGCCGCCATCAACGGCGTGAACGGGGGCATGGGGCTGCGCGCCCACCTGGACGAGGCCCTGAAGCAGAAGGGCACCGGCAACCTGGTCGTCCAGCTGGTCATCTACGACCTCCCCGGCCGCGACTGCGCCGCCCTCGCCTCCAACGGCGAACTCGGGCCCAACGACATCGACAAGTACAAGACCCAGTACATCGACCCGATCGCCTCGATCCTGGCCGACGCCAAGTACGCGGGCCTGCGGATCGCCACCGTCATCGAACCCGACTCGCTGCCCAACCTCGTCACCAACGCCGGCGGTACCAACACCACCACCGACGCCTGCACCACCATGAAGGCCAACGGCAACTACGAGAAGGGCGTCGGCTACGCCCTGGACAAGCTGGGCGCCATCCCGAACGTCTACAACTACATCGACGCCGGCCACCACGGCTGGCTCGGCTGGGACAGCAACCTCGGCCCCTCGGTGCAGGAGTTCTACAGGACCGCCACGAGCAACGGCGCGAGCGTGAACGACGTGACCGGCTTCGTCGTCAACACCGCCAACTACAGCCCCACCAAGGAGCCGAACTTCAAGGTCACCGACTCCGTCAACGGGCAGACCGTGCGCCAGTCCAAGTGGGTGGACTGGAACCAGTACGTGGACGAGCAGTCCTTCGCCCAGGGGCTGCGCGACAAGCTGGTCGCGGCCGGCTTCAACTCCGGGCTCGGCATGCTGATCGACACCTCCCGCAACGGCTGGGGCGGCTCCGCCCGGCCCACCGGCCCGGGCCCGCTGACCTCGGTCGACAACTACGTCAACGGCGGCCGCGTCGACCGGCGCATCCACGCCGGCAACTGGTGCAACCAGAGCGGCGCGGGCCTCGGTGAACGGCCGACCGCCGCACCGGCCGCCGGGATCGACGCCTACGTGTGGGTCAAGCCGCCGGGGGAGTCCGACGGAGCCAGCTCCGCCGTCTCCAACGACGAGGGCAAGGGCTTCGACCGCATGTGCGACCCCACCTACGGGGGCAACGCCCGCAACGGCAACAACCCCACGGGCGCGTTGCCGAACTCCCCGCTGGCCGGGCACTGGTTCTCCGCCCAGTTCCAGCAGCTGATGCAGAACGCCTACCCGCCGCTGCCGTAG
- a CDS encoding cellulose binding domain-containing protein, whose protein sequence is MRHPPRPVLLAVAGAVALLGSVVVPVVAAEGATPACTVDYSVTGQWDGGFQSSVRITNNQAALSSWKLTFDFAGGQKVTRGWNAKWSQSGTTVTAAGESWNGALGSGASVSAGFLASWSGANTAPAAFRLNGTACNVDPDPTTPPPTDPPPTGPPPSSGTAPALHVSGTRLVDAAGRTRRLLGVNRSGGEFMCVQGYGIWDGPVDDAAVKAIADWKANAVRIPLNEECWLGLSNVKPEYGGANYVNAVKELVARVEAHGMTPVLEMHWSYGQYTGNSAGCSDVHATCQKPMPDAQYAPSFWASVADTFKGDQAAVFDLFNEPYPDRAVSSATDAWTCWRDGGTCPGIPYEVAGMQDLVDAVRGAGAKNVIMAGGLAYSNDLSQWPAYRPADPAGNLAAAYHVYNFNTCASESCWNSTLAPVAAQVPLVAGEVGENTCSHGFTDRVMQWFDDRNLSYLGWTWNTWDCSSGPSLISAYDGTPTAYGVGLRDHLRALNP, encoded by the coding sequence ATGCGACACCCCCCGCGTCCAGTGCTCTTGGCCGTCGCCGGTGCGGTCGCGCTCCTCGGGAGCGTGGTCGTCCCGGTCGTCGCGGCCGAGGGAGCCACGCCCGCGTGCACGGTGGACTACTCCGTCACCGGCCAGTGGGACGGCGGCTTCCAGAGCTCCGTCCGCATCACGAACAACCAGGCCGCGCTGAGCAGTTGGAAACTCACCTTCGACTTCGCGGGCGGTCAGAAGGTCACCCGGGGCTGGAACGCCAAGTGGTCCCAGTCCGGCACCACCGTGACCGCCGCCGGCGAGAGCTGGAACGGCGCGCTCGGCTCCGGCGCGAGCGTCAGCGCCGGCTTCCTCGCCTCCTGGTCCGGCGCCAACACCGCACCGGCGGCCTTCAGGCTCAACGGCACGGCGTGCAACGTGGACCCGGACCCGACGACACCTCCCCCGACCGACCCCCCGCCCACCGGCCCCCCGCCGTCGAGCGGCACGGCGCCCGCCCTGCACGTCTCGGGCACCAGGCTCGTGGACGCCGCCGGCAGGACCCGCCGCCTGCTGGGCGTGAACCGCTCCGGCGGCGAGTTCATGTGCGTCCAGGGCTACGGCATCTGGGACGGCCCGGTGGACGACGCCGCCGTGAAGGCGATCGCCGACTGGAAGGCCAACGCCGTCCGCATCCCGCTCAACGAGGAGTGCTGGCTGGGACTGTCCAACGTCAAACCCGAGTACGGCGGCGCGAACTACGTCAACGCCGTCAAGGAACTGGTGGCCCGCGTCGAGGCGCACGGCATGACACCGGTCCTGGAGATGCACTGGTCCTACGGCCAGTACACCGGCAACTCGGCCGGCTGCTCCGACGTGCACGCCACCTGCCAGAAGCCGATGCCCGACGCGCAGTACGCCCCGTCCTTCTGGGCGTCGGTGGCCGACACCTTCAAGGGCGACCAGGCGGCCGTGTTCGACCTGTTCAACGAGCCGTATCCGGACCGGGCGGTCTCCAGCGCCACGGACGCCTGGACGTGCTGGCGGGACGGCGGCACCTGCCCCGGCATCCCCTACGAGGTCGCCGGCATGCAGGACCTGGTCGACGCCGTCCGCGGCGCCGGCGCGAAGAACGTCATCATGGCCGGCGGTCTCGCGTACTCCAACGACCTGAGCCAGTGGCCGGCGTACCGGCCGGCCGACCCGGCGGGCAATCTCGCCGCCGCGTACCACGTCTACAACTTCAACACCTGCGCGAGCGAGAGCTGCTGGAACTCCACCCTCGCCCCGGTCGCGGCCCAGGTGCCGCTGGTGGCCGGAGAGGTCGGCGAGAACACCTGCTCGCACGGGTTCACCGACCGGGTCATGCAGTGGTTCGACGACCGGAACCTGTCGTACCTCGGCTGGACCTGGAACACCTGGGACTGCTCCTCCGGGCCGTCCCTGATCTCCGCCTACGACGGCACACCCACCGCGTACGGCGTCGGGCTGCGCGACCACCTGCGCGCCCTCAACCCGTGA